A window from Mycobacteriales bacterium encodes these proteins:
- a CDS encoding patatin-like phospholipase family protein: MTAATPRRGLVLGGGGVLGASWMIGALSALEQALGWDPREAEVIIGTSAGSVLAGLLGSGVGAQSLVNHQRGVLAPGDPRIDFDPDTASGGALPPMPRLRIGSRALVARTVLHPRRVPPLAAFAAFAPRGRGSLAPVGDLIRAANPSGAWPAAPEVWVVAMDYDSGRRIAFGRGDAPAATMPEAVMSSCAIPGWYAAVEIDGRRYVDGGTLSPTSIDLLCDRGLDEVYVLAPMASFDYDEPASMVGRMERRFRRAMTKRVLHEAGKVRRRGASVTVLGPGRADLEAIGVNLMDHRRRKQVLEVSLTTTAAALADAGPPLSAAG, encoded by the coding sequence ATGACCGCGGCAACACCACGAAGGGGCCTCGTTCTCGGCGGCGGCGGCGTGCTCGGTGCGTCGTGGATGATCGGCGCGCTGTCGGCGCTCGAGCAGGCCCTCGGCTGGGATCCGCGCGAGGCAGAGGTGATCATCGGTACGTCGGCCGGGTCGGTCCTTGCCGGGCTGCTCGGAAGCGGGGTGGGCGCGCAGAGCCTGGTCAACCATCAGCGTGGTGTGCTCGCGCCCGGTGACCCGCGGATCGATTTCGACCCGGACACGGCGAGCGGGGGCGCGCTGCCCCCGATGCCGCGGCTACGCATCGGTTCGCGCGCGCTGGTTGCGCGGACGGTCTTGCATCCCCGACGCGTCCCGCCGCTCGCGGCGTTCGCTGCCTTCGCCCCTCGGGGTCGGGGCAGCCTCGCCCCGGTCGGCGACCTGATTCGCGCGGCCAACCCGTCCGGTGCGTGGCCGGCCGCACCGGAGGTCTGGGTGGTCGCCATGGACTACGACAGCGGACGACGGATCGCCTTCGGCCGAGGTGACGCGCCCGCGGCCACCATGCCCGAGGCGGTGATGTCCTCGTGCGCGATTCCCGGTTGGTACGCCGCGGTCGAGATCGACGGCCGTCGCTACGTCGACGGGGGGACGCTGTCGCCGACCTCGATCGACCTGCTCTGCGACCGTGGCCTCGACGAGGTCTACGTCCTCGCACCGATGGCGTCGTTCGACTACGACGAGCCGGCTTCGATGGTCGGGCGGATGGAGCGGCGGTTCCGCCGGGCGATGACCAAACGAGTGCTGCACGAGGCAGGCAAGGTACGCCGCCGGGGCGCGAGCGTGACCGTGCTCGGCCCGGGCCGGGCCGACCTCGAGGCAATCGGGGTCAACCTGATGGATCACCGGCGGCGCAAGCAGGTGCTCGAGGTTTCGCTGACGACGACCGCGGCCGCGCTCGCGGACGCCGGGCCGCCGCTCTCGGCAGCCGGCTGA
- a CDS encoding Ig-like domain-containing protein, with amino-acid sequence MRRATSVAVAILLGAGTLTLGVGSAAAGGGPAIDSSPSNATTATTLEWTFSNASPASCELTEGATTVSALADCTSPADYDVSADPGGSYTFTVYASDAADVDVGTTPSATSTVDVAPVSPTITASPTSPDNDTTPSWSFSLPTGATASCELDDPSGDAVDTAAHCTSPYTSPDLNNAPADGTNGQYTFSVTPTAGGVTGAAATSTYTLDTVQPAAPDVNADASIGYSRHPGFTVTGIVSGATLTCTVTGPSGGPAVSVESCGASSELDLSGGDDGTYTLHVTQTKDGNVSSEGTATYQLDTHIPAAPVVTAPTSPGTDDSPTFTVSGIEPGGTAECQVSGPSTVPTPVCGASTTLDLSAAAEGTYTLTVVVKDAAGLQSVPASATYEFEAGGPSVPVVTAPASPSNSRAPDFTVTDSDPVGLTYECDVSGPSPVTTSECGPSTVIDLAGAADGTYQLSVVAIDGLGQAGPAGLASYTLDTTPPPAPVVTGPASPSNDTSPSFTISDTEPGVTLSCSLNGPISYPIPPSQCQSGLTLNLAGPGHDGDYTLSVTATDEAGNSSPAGSADYTLDTTPPPAPTVVAPPSPSNDKSPTFTISDAESDATLSCVLVDPSDATVFDGVCPADGTFDTSSDSLDGQYQLTVTATDPAGNTSSASATWTRDTTPPPAPTVSAPPSPSNDLTPSFVVSDSESGVSFDCTLAGPGNSTVFTGTCPAGDGFDLSGFGDGTYTLSVTATDAAGNTSTPGTASYVLDTTAPPVPTVSLLAPVLS; translated from the coding sequence ATGCGCCGCGCCACGTCCGTTGCTGTCGCGATCCTGCTCGGCGCCGGCACCCTGACGTTGGGGGTCGGATCGGCCGCCGCGGGGGGTGGTCCGGCGATCGACTCGAGCCCGTCGAACGCCACCACGGCGACCACTCTCGAGTGGACGTTCAGCAATGCGAGCCCGGCCAGCTGCGAGCTGACCGAAGGTGCGACGACGGTGTCCGCGCTCGCCGACTGCACATCGCCCGCCGACTACGACGTCTCGGCGGATCCGGGTGGCAGCTACACGTTTACCGTCTACGCGTCCGACGCCGCTGACGTCGATGTCGGCACGACACCCTCAGCCACGTCGACGGTCGACGTCGCACCCGTGTCGCCGACGATTACCGCAAGCCCGACCTCGCCCGACAACGACACGACGCCGTCCTGGAGCTTCAGCCTGCCGACCGGCGCGACTGCCTCGTGCGAGCTCGACGATCCGTCCGGCGACGCGGTCGACACGGCGGCTCACTGCACGAGCCCGTACACGTCGCCGGACCTGAACAACGCGCCGGCCGATGGCACCAACGGGCAGTACACCTTCTCGGTGACACCTACCGCCGGCGGAGTGACCGGGGCCGCCGCGACCTCGACGTACACCCTGGACACCGTCCAGCCGGCCGCACCCGACGTCAACGCCGACGCCTCGATCGGGTACTCCCGTCATCCGGGCTTCACCGTCACCGGCATCGTCTCGGGAGCCACCCTCACCTGTACGGTGACCGGCCCGTCCGGTGGCCCCGCAGTGTCGGTCGAGAGCTGCGGCGCGTCGTCCGAGCTCGACCTGTCCGGCGGCGACGACGGCACATACACGCTGCACGTGACGCAGACCAAGGACGGCAACGTCAGCAGCGAGGGCACCGCGACCTACCAGCTCGACACCCATATCCCGGCGGCACCGGTAGTGACCGCGCCGACGTCGCCAGGGACCGACGACAGCCCGACGTTCACGGTCTCCGGGATCGAGCCGGGCGGCACCGCCGAATGCCAGGTCAGCGGCCCGTCGACGGTGCCGACGCCCGTCTGCGGGGCATCGACGACGCTCGACCTGTCGGCCGCTGCGGAAGGCACCTACACCCTCACCGTGGTGGTCAAGGATGCGGCTGGACTGCAGAGCGTTCCCGCTTCGGCGACCTACGAGTTCGAAGCCGGCGGCCCCTCCGTGCCGGTCGTCACCGCACCTGCCTCGCCGAGCAACTCCCGCGCGCCTGACTTCACGGTCACCGACTCCGACCCGGTCGGTCTGACCTACGAGTGCGACGTCAGCGGCCCGTCGCCGGTCACGACCTCGGAGTGCGGCCCGTCCACCGTCATCGACCTGGCCGGTGCGGCGGACGGGACCTACCAGCTCTCGGTCGTCGCGATCGACGGCCTCGGGCAGGCCGGACCGGCCGGCCTGGCCAGCTACACCCTCGACACCACTCCGCCGCCGGCGCCGGTCGTGACCGGCCCGGCGTCGCCGTCGAACGACACGTCTCCGTCCTTCACGATTTCCGACACCGAACCGGGCGTCACCCTCAGCTGCTCGCTCAACGGTCCGATCTCGTACCCGATTCCGCCGTCCCAGTGCCAGTCCGGACTGACGTTGAACCTGGCCGGCCCGGGTCATGATGGCGACTACACCCTCTCGGTCACCGCCACCGATGAGGCCGGCAACTCGAGTCCGGCCGGCAGCGCGGACTACACCCTCGACACGACGCCGCCGCCGGCTCCCACCGTCGTCGCGCCGCCCTCTCCGTCGAACGACAAGTCCCCGACGTTCACCATCTCGGATGCCGAGTCCGACGCCACCTTGTCCTGCGTGCTGGTCGATCCGAGCGACGCCACCGTGTTCGACGGAGTCTGCCCGGCCGACGGCACGTTCGACACGTCCTCGGACAGCCTCGACGGGCAGTACCAGCTGACCGTCACCGCGACCGACCCGGCCGGCAACACCTCCTCGGCATCCGCGACCTGGACGAGGGACACCACACCGCCGCCGGCACCGACGGTGAGTGCGCCGCCGTCGCCGTCGAACGACCTCACCCCGTCGTTCGTCGTCAGCGACAGCGAGTCCGGCGTCAGCTTCGACTGCACACTCGCCGGTCCCGGCAACAGCACGGTGTTCACGGGAACCTGCCCGGCCGGTGACGGCTTCGACCTTTCCGGGTTCGGCGACGGCACGTACACGCTGTCGGTGACCGCGACCGACGCCGCCGGCAACACGAGTACGCCGGGCACGGCGTCGTACGTGCTCGACACGACCGCCCCGCCCGTGCCCACCGTCTCCTTGCTGGCGCCGGTGCTGTC
- the pruA gene encoding L-glutamate gamma-semialdehyde dehydrogenase, with protein MDAVTTVPVPTNETVRMYAPGSAERATLEAKLKELVAGGPIDLPLTIAGERVAGKGEPVPVVEPHRHASVLGHTYNATTEQVTRAVDAALDAAPQWRALSFEDRAAVILKAADLLAGPWRDELNAATMLGQSKTCYQAEIDSACETIDFWRFNVHFARQILSEQPISGPGVWNRFDHRPLEGFVLAISPFNFTAIAANLATAPVLMGVPVVWKPSPTQGFAAQVLIRLLETAGLPPGVINLVTGDGRAVSEVALVHPDLAGVHFTGSTATFQHLWHTVGANLDSYRSYPRLVGETGGKDFVVAHPSADVEALRVGLVRGAFEYQGQKCSAASRAYLPSSLWQRMRDDLISDTEALPMGDVTDFSNFLGAVIDRRSFDRLAGVLDRVKQDPALSILTGGTVDDSVGYFVRPTIIEGSDPTNEVFTTEYFGPILSVHVYDDGDYEEILTHAASSTRYALTGSIFAQDRRAIATAADALRYAAGNFYINDKPTGAVVGQQPFGGARASGTNDKAGSAHNLMRWTSPRTIKETFAPPTDWRYPHLG; from the coding sequence ATGGACGCTGTGACCACCGTGCCGGTTCCCACCAACGAAACGGTTCGGATGTACGCACCCGGTTCGGCCGAGCGCGCGACCCTCGAGGCGAAGCTGAAGGAGCTCGTCGCGGGCGGTCCGATCGACCTTCCACTCACCATCGCCGGCGAGCGGGTTGCGGGCAAGGGCGAACCCGTTCCGGTCGTCGAGCCACACCGGCACGCATCGGTTCTCGGGCACACCTACAACGCGACCACGGAGCAGGTCACGCGCGCAGTCGACGCGGCGCTCGACGCCGCGCCACAGTGGCGGGCACTGAGCTTCGAGGACCGGGCGGCAGTCATCCTCAAAGCGGCGGACCTGCTGGCCGGGCCCTGGCGCGACGAGCTCAACGCGGCCACCATGCTCGGTCAGTCGAAGACCTGCTACCAGGCCGAGATCGACTCCGCGTGCGAGACGATCGACTTCTGGCGGTTCAACGTGCATTTCGCCCGGCAGATCCTGAGCGAGCAGCCGATCTCCGGCCCGGGAGTGTGGAACCGCTTCGACCATCGCCCGCTCGAAGGCTTCGTCCTCGCGATCTCACCGTTCAACTTCACGGCGATCGCCGCGAACCTCGCGACCGCGCCGGTGCTCATGGGTGTCCCGGTGGTGTGGAAGCCATCACCGACGCAAGGCTTCGCCGCGCAGGTGCTGATCCGGCTGCTCGAGACCGCCGGCCTGCCGCCCGGCGTCATCAACCTCGTGACCGGCGACGGTCGAGCGGTGAGTGAGGTTGCGCTGGTTCATCCGGACCTTGCCGGTGTGCATTTCACGGGATCAACCGCGACCTTCCAACACCTGTGGCACACGGTGGGAGCGAACCTCGACAGCTACCGCAGCTACCCGCGGTTGGTGGGGGAGACCGGCGGCAAGGACTTCGTCGTCGCGCATCCCTCTGCCGATGTCGAGGCGCTGCGGGTGGGGCTGGTGCGTGGTGCGTTCGAGTACCAGGGCCAAAAGTGCTCGGCGGCATCACGGGCCTACCTCCCGTCGTCGCTGTGGCAGCGGATGCGTGACGATCTCATCAGCGACACCGAGGCGTTGCCGATGGGGGACGTCACCGACTTCTCGAACTTCCTCGGCGCCGTCATCGACCGGCGTTCGTTCGACCGGTTGGCGGGCGTGCTCGACCGCGTGAAGCAGGACCCCGCGTTGTCGATCCTTACCGGGGGCACCGTCGACGACAGCGTCGGTTACTTCGTCCGGCCGACGATCATCGAGGGCAGCGACCCGACCAACGAGGTCTTCACGACCGAGTACTTCGGTCCGATCCTCAGTGTCCACGTCTACGACGACGGTGACTATGAGGAGATCCTGACGCACGCTGCGTCGTCGACGCGATACGCCTTGACCGGGTCGATCTTCGCGCAGGATCGGCGTGCGATCGCGACCGCGGCCGATGCACTGCGTTATGCCGCCGGCAACTTCTACATCAACGACAAGCCGACCGGTGCCGTCGTCGGTCAGCAACCGTTCGGTGGCGCTCGCGCGAGTGGTACGAACGACAAGGCCGGTTCGGCCCACAACCTCATGCGCTGGACCTCGCCGCGGACGATCAAGGAGACCTTCGCGCCGCCGACCGACTGGCGCTACCCGCACCTCGGCTAG
- a CDS encoding wax ester/triacylglycerol synthase family O-acyltransferase — protein sequence MTERLSALDVSFLYLETPTTPMHVGGVATFAPPTDQPFDYDALCDLVARRIALVPRYRQRIRTVPGRLANPVWVDDEDFDITYHVRRSALPKPGSDAQLRELVGRLMARRLDRNRPLWEMYLVEGLADNRFAIISKTHHAMVDGVSAVDITTLILDIEPTPRQLPEDLWVPQPEPSRLGLVADAVADTFRRPTQLVETVRADLADASATSQRVIGALGGLAAVARTSLRPAPQSPLNANIGEQRRFGTASTLLDDYKRIRKTHGGTVNDVVLATVAGALRTWLLTRGESVLPSTVVRAMVPVSVRTEAASGVVGNQVSSYFVDLPVGEADPVVRLHQVSYEMTAHKESGASIGADALVRLTGFAPPTIHLAAARLASGLSRRLFNVVVTNVPGPQFPLYAAGAQMIDCYPVVPLAKGQAITIGLTSYNGGVYYGLNCDRDSMPDVDVLAACIEESLTELLETAR from the coding sequence GTGACCGAACGGCTTTCTGCTCTCGACGTCTCGTTCCTGTACCTCGAGACGCCGACGACGCCGATGCACGTCGGCGGGGTAGCGACCTTCGCGCCGCCGACCGACCAGCCGTTCGACTACGACGCCCTGTGCGATCTGGTCGCGCGACGGATCGCTCTCGTTCCTCGCTACCGCCAGCGGATCCGCACCGTGCCGGGCCGGCTCGCGAACCCGGTGTGGGTGGACGACGAGGACTTCGACATCACCTATCACGTCCGGCGCAGCGCATTGCCGAAGCCTGGCTCTGACGCACAGCTGCGCGAGCTGGTCGGGCGGCTGATGGCGCGCCGGCTCGACCGTAACCGCCCGCTGTGGGAGATGTATCTGGTCGAGGGGTTGGCCGATAACCGGTTCGCGATCATCTCCAAGACCCATCACGCGATGGTCGACGGAGTCAGTGCGGTCGACATCACGACGTTGATCCTCGACATCGAACCGACACCGCGACAGCTGCCCGAGGACTTGTGGGTCCCGCAGCCAGAGCCGTCGCGGCTGGGGCTGGTGGCGGACGCGGTTGCGGACACGTTCCGGCGCCCGACTCAGCTCGTCGAGACGGTTCGCGCGGATCTGGCCGATGCGAGCGCCACGTCACAACGCGTCATCGGCGCACTCGGTGGTCTGGCCGCCGTTGCTCGGACGTCCCTGCGCCCTGCGCCTCAGTCACCACTCAATGCGAACATCGGCGAGCAACGCCGGTTCGGTACGGCGTCGACCCTTCTCGACGACTACAAGCGGATCCGCAAGACGCACGGCGGCACGGTGAACGATGTCGTGCTCGCGACCGTTGCGGGCGCCCTGCGGACCTGGCTGCTCACTCGCGGCGAGTCGGTCCTGCCGAGCACGGTCGTGCGCGCGATGGTGCCGGTCAGCGTGCGCACCGAGGCAGCGAGTGGCGTCGTCGGCAACCAGGTGTCGTCGTACTTCGTCGACCTTCCGGTCGGCGAGGCCGACCCGGTGGTTCGCCTGCATCAGGTGAGCTACGAGATGACCGCGCACAAGGAGTCGGGTGCGTCGATCGGTGCGGACGCACTCGTCCGCCTGACCGGATTCGCGCCGCCGACCATCCACCTGGCTGCGGCGCGGCTGGCCTCAGGGCTGTCGCGGCGGCTGTTCAATGTTGTGGTGACGAACGTGCCCGGCCCGCAGTTCCCCCTCTACGCGGCGGGCGCGCAGATGATCGACTGTTATCCGGTGGTGCCGCTGGCCAAGGGTCAGGCCATCACGATCGGCCTCACGTCCTACAACGGCGGTGTTTACTACGGCCTGAACTGCGACAGGGACTCCATGCCCGATGTGGACGTGCTGGCCGCCTGCATCGAGGAGTCCCTCACCGAACTGTTGGAGACGGCCCGATGA